The DNA window ACTGCCACTTCCACTTCCCGAAGTTCCACTTCCCAACTTCCGCCGCTCGTTAGGCGATGGCTCGTGAAATGAGCTCCGACGTTCATTGCACATTATGGCCCACGTCCTGTATGGCTTCTGTTGCTCTTTTTCAGtcctgttttttattttcctcttttttattCCAGCCCCTGCATAATTACGGGCGGCGGCTGCAGGCCGAGTTAATAAACAATCTGCACTCGATGGGGCGAAGGCGCCTACTTGGCAGCGTATTATTcattaattactttttaattgcaCTGGCAATAGCTCAACTTCGAGCACAATTCTGTTTCGCTTTTTCCGCCCTGTCCTCGTTGCGTATACTTGATATTTCGCCGGGTAtgcatatacattttggctgCTCTAAGGTTTCCCCTTGCGTCATAGGCGTATCCACTTTGCATGTCCCTCGGCGCGGTGggttgtttttttatatttttcggtGGGTCTGGgcaactaaattaaattacttgCCTTTTAGAGCGATTGTCCTGATGAGTCACGGCTAAAAGTGTGCAAATTGAGCCCGCTCCCGAGCTGCCTTTTTTTGGGTATGACGAGGGTTCTGCAGACTGTCGCGTTGCTACCTGAATTTTTGATGATGTTTAAAGAGCGGACGATGTGGGGCCTTAAAAGTTTCAAAAATGAAAGAGAAAAGTTCATCTTTAGTCTGTCGGGGGGGCAACTTTCTTAAAGAGTAGAAAAATACAACTTTTCTTTAATGGCTTTCCCCGCTTGTATACCATACCATTTCTATGCAAGCTAAAGTCAAGGAGTGGAATTcctttctttaatatttttttaagagcaTCAATTCCAATTTCTAATCCATCATAAAATCCCCCTTTCAACTATTTATACTTaagcatatttatttaaacggCTTTCAAATGCCCTGATTACGTGCTAGAAATACTTAACCCAAAGATCACAAGAGCTGTTGCCCAGGAGTGCAACATGGGGCTGAATAGCTGCCCACATAAATCTCAACCGATGGAGGACGCTCTTGGGAGTGGGAAACCAACAGCTCCCCATCCCTCGAGCACTGTGTAAATTCCATCACGTCAGTGAGAACCTGTCAATGTTGTTGCTCAGCGCGTTGTTGTCCTCGTTCTCGTCCTCGTCCACGTCGCCCTGCTCCTGCCGCTGGCCCAAAACCCAGCGACTGACAGATGTCTGCCTGGTGGCATTAGGTGGCAATTTGTAGGCAATGGGCAGCCGAGGAGCCAGCGAGACAATTGGCCTCGGCCGGCTGCTCCGTCCGAAGGGCTTGGCATCGTTCGTATCCAGGAAGAATTTGCCACGAATCCTGTAAGCGGGGCTATCAGCTGGATTTGCACAGATTGAGCGATTTCCCAACTCACCTGGGATCCGCCCCCATGCCCATGAAGGCGGGGCCGCCGCCTGGCTCCCGGCAAACGCCAATCATTTCGGAGGGCTCGCAGCGCTGGGCGGGAAATCCGCGGGGCTGGGCCACGCTCTCCACAAAGTACTCCCAAGCCCGCTGGTGACTGCAGCCGACTGAAagggaatatttaaaaaaggacgaaaaaaaattattcaaatttgaAAGCGATATAATGATATTGCAGCATTAAAAAAgtttccaaaaaaatataatttattattactgTTTCTAGTATTGTAATTTTTTGGagtgtattttcaagaaaatttcttcttaaaattgtttcttATTTTCTCTATATAAAcggttttaaaatagtttcttGAAAGAGCTTTTTTATCAAgagtttaattaatttaaccTATTAACAATAAACTTTACGATCTGTTGACATACACACTTCATTTTACGTTGTTGTCTATTATTTTCTGAGTGTAAATACTGTTTGAATAATGTAACCTTGGCGAGGGCTTACCAATTATTCCCAGCCAGTTGTTGGCTATGTTCTGCTTGGCACAGCCCGGCTGCAGGGGTCGTCCGCCGTTCGGATAGAAGTCCGCATGACCCATGGCCGCCGGGTTGCCCAGCAGTCCTCCGTCCGTGTGGATGACGTCCACGAACCTGGCGTCGCTGGGAGTGAGCCGGCGGTTGGAGCTGTTGCCCTCGAAGAGGGGCAGGGCCGGATCAAGGGCCGTAATCCGGGGGAGCTTGATGCCCCACTCCTGCAGCTGCTTGCCGGCGAAACCGGCCACCTCGGCGCCCAGGCTGAAGCCAATCAAGTGGATGTACTTCGTCGGATAGCCCTTGTCCACCAGGAACCGCAGGAACCTGGCCAAATAGCGGGCCGTCACCGGCAGATTCTCCACGGCATTCGAGTACCAGGGCACCGCTGTCATCGCACTCCAGTCGATGAGGATGACATTGTAGTTGCCCCGCCTCAGAAATGCTGCAGGGGGAGATGGTCAGgatgtgtttttttatttttggggggACCGGGACCGGATGTCCCCACTCACCATCCTTGAGCTCCTGGCTGCTCTGCCGTTCGCCGGTGGCCGATTCCGAGAAACCGTGCAGATAGATGGCCAGCGggtaattgaaattgaaattgctcTGTGCCAGCCGGGCATCGTCGCTCAGGTGGAGCAGTTGGGCCGAATTGCGGTTCCGGCTGCAGGAGAGGAGAATGGGGACCCAATTTTGATGGCCCTCAATATGCATGAGCTGGGTTCGGGGCATGGGTCGCCATGCGCTTACCTGGTGTACAGCATGAACTTTATGTCCTCGCGCTCCTTAATCGCACAGCAAGTGGAGCAGGAGCCGCGCGGGGCGGCGCTGTAGAAGATGGGCGAGCCAGCtggcaaatataaatatgtattgaGCAATAAGAATTAGGATGAGGGCAATATATATAAGAAAGTAAAGGTATAAATAGGCCCAAGAATAGCAAACAAATTTTGATTAACCAACACGATTAGTTGCTTAACTATCAAACATGATTAAGTAAAGGAACATGCAAAAACTGTGCAATATGAGCGGGCCCAAACGATTGAATTGCCAATTTTACTCATCAAAAAGAAACtattaattattcaaataaaaaaatctacACATTACGAAAACGTAGCTATTAAATCGTAAACATAGGAAGAAATAAGATTCCtttaattattaaagaaaatattgaaatttgttGCCAGTATTTTATTGTGGCTTGGGTTACTAATCactagtaaataaaaaattaaaaattaattacaaataaaaaatttaaatataaaagaaatacaaaaaaacgaGTGTGCTAGATTTTTTTAGCAAACTATTTTATTGCtcaattttacattttcattgGATAtgcttattaaaaaagtttaatactTTTGATCAATTTTATCACTTAACTTTTCTATTTTTGgcgtaaaatattaaaaatagtttcgtACTTGTTTATGCTATAATTTATACTTCAATAAAACCATTTATATTCCAACTAAATTAATGATTGCAAAAAAAACGCCGAAACAACTTCTTACAAAACCGCACAAAGTTAAGGCGGAAATCGAATTTGTCAAGTGCCAAACTCGAGCGATTTTATTTAGAGCTCGGAATACAAAACTAATTGATTCATTAGCTTCATTAACCCGCTGGCGTCGCGTCGAAATGCCAGGTAGCCACAGCCAtaacataataataacaataacaagcGACTATAACAACGGGCAAGCAAATCCAAGCCAAGTCAGTGGCTAAGAAAACGAAACTGGCCTAACGAAGACCGACTCGGCCGTGAACTTGAGGGGAGTTAAATGAAATCAAGTGGAATGGTATGTGGCGTGGCTGTGCCTCTGGCTGTGGCCAACCAAAGTACCaggggcagtggcagtggcagtggcagtggcagtggcacaAAGACAGCACGtgacgcatacgccgcgtgttACGCCGGCGAGGCGAATGAAAACCGGTTTTCATTTCCATCAGGTTTTCGAAGTTCACACGGCAAAGAATTTAATCAAATCGATTGGTGGGTTGGTGGCTAAGGGGGCCAAAGAGGCAGCACCACTGGCAGTGGGTCAACCACTTTGGGATGTCAATGGCGCTCCTCTACCTCGAGTGGCTTTTTCGCTCTTTCTGTTTTGCTACACATTTTCATCGTCAGCTGCGAATGCATGCGGATTATCACTTGATTAGATGCCAAGTAACAATGACGTTGACCTTAGCCACTGCCGGACTCATTTGCAATTCTGTCCACTTATCACCTTCCGCTTTGCCTgcaaaaaaactatatcaacTTTGGAATGGTCTTCTAcaagtattttataaattaatcgGACTAGAAGAGGTTTAGctaaatttaatagatttcaaataaattgtgttccaactaaaaaaaaaatcattttaaaaatgtgtataaatCATTAGCATAACggttccgaaaaattaacacTACATGGTTTTTTTCTACCAAATCGATatgataatattaatttatagggaatataaaaacaaaactcatAAAAAAATCCATATAAACCTAATCATTAAGAAActatataaaatctaaaaaaatatatagataagctattggatttaaaaactactttttttaataataaataaagaaagtaaaaatttaatttgtgaaGAAAAACTACATAAAAACTTGAAATCAAGTTATTAACCACAGGTTAGAGTATCTTTATTTCGTTTTCCGCGGTCCTTCTTCTGACTTAACCATACTCCAAATTTTATGTAAGTAGcttaaatatcttttatttatgtaaagCGTTAATTTGCTGCAGAGCGGAAGAGTTTGTCGCGCTTTTTAGAGAAGACTGTTCCGCTGTTGTTTTTGGTATTGCCATTTAATACCATTTTGCGTATGCTTTGTTTCCACGTTGCTTTGCGACGTCATGGTGtgcatttaatttgtatttctttttcttaaTTACCGCGCTGCTGGcttcaatttaaatgtatgtTCGTTCGGCTGGCAGTTAATTAGCGGCTTTAAGCCGCGGTGATTGCTATGCTTGCACTCAGAACTTTACGGGCACCGGCTTTATTCTCCAAGCCGAGTGATTCCCCAGCTGACATTGAAAATGGTGTGGCTTACGCCATTAAGAATGTCGTAAAGTGCCGGGCATAATGATCTATATAAGTGGATGATGAAGAGGGGGGCTCTTCAGCTGATATGCGATACATTGATGATTTGTTTGGCTAGTCAATAAATCTTTTGTTCCCACCCCACATATTTTGAAGGAGCCCTCCTTCACGGCCCACTGGTCATCGGCGCTGACCTACCCCAAGTCAAACATTGCCGATGGTCAACAATTGAATCTTTTAAGTGCGCGTATCCACAAAGACGACAGCTGTTTGGTTTACCAGCCACTCCGCCTTGAACTTATGTGCATTATAGTAACGCCCCAACCGCCCACTTGGGGCACGATTTTCCAGCTGACATTGAGGCAGAAGCCATGCTAATAGATGCCACTTTCGGTTTCGGCCTCAGTTTTCAATCGCAATCGCGATGTCTCAACTCACCCAGCAGAAATGTAAATACATTGCATAATGTCGAGGTGGCCGGCAACACCATGGCAAACAcaataaattagtttaaatATTGGCCCGAGTTGGCGTACAATGAACCCCCTTCGATTTCGGGCTTGCTATTCCAATTCACTTTCGTACGCGAAAATCAGCATTCAAATCGGTTTCCGCCTTTGATTTTTACGTTTCTGGTTAGGTTGTCTTATTTGCTGTTTAACTGAAAACAAATCACGATCGATAAGGAAAACGCTCTGTTCTCGGCGAGCGGCGAGTGCTGACTGAACGATCGGAACTCCCGATCCGTCGAGCTAGACCCTCTGCAGCGGCCGACGTCGCTGCCAATCTGATAAACAGAATTCGCGAGGCCCTAAAACGAAAGACTGAGGCAACAAACTTCGTAGCGGCTGTAAGCCATAATGCGTTCCCTATTTAAATGAGTTAATCAGGCATGCGAAGCCGCTCGGAATCGTAAAATAGTTCTCGGCTTCCTG is part of the Drosophila biarmipes strain raj3 chromosome 2R, RU_DBia_V1.1, whole genome shotgun sequence genome and encodes:
- the LOC108036497 gene encoding pancreatic lipase-related protein 2, yielding MVLPATSTLCNVFTFLLAGSPIFYSAAPRGSCSTCCAIKEREDIKFMLYTSRNRNSAQLLHLSDDARLAQSNFNFNYPLAIYLHGFSESATGERQSSQELKDAFLRRGNYNVILIDWSAMTAVPWYSNAVENLPVTARYLARFLRFLVDKGYPTKYIHLIGFSLGAEVAGFAGKQLQEWGIKLPRITALDPALPLFEGNSSNRRLTPSDARFVDVIHTDGGLLGNPAAMGHADFYPNGGRPLQPGCAKQNIANNWLGIIVGCSHQRAWEYFVESVAQPRGFPAQRCEPSEMIGVCREPGGGPAFMGMGADPRIRGKFFLDTNDAKPFGRSSRPRPIVSLAPRLPIAYKLPPNATRQTSVSRWVLGQRQEQGDVDEDENEDNNALSNNIDRFSLT